GGGCGACGACGGCCGCACCTCGGGCGCGCTCGGCGCTCTTCACCTCCACACTCGACCGGAAGGCCGTCCAGGCCGCGCGGCCCACCCGGGCCTCGAGGGCCCGCTCAAGCGTGACGGTCACGTCAGTCGACGCGCCCATACTTGGGCCACCCGGCGCCCCTCCGCCGCTCTTCTTGCGCTGCTCGCGAAGTTCCCTGAGGACCCGTTCGAGCTCCGCGTAACCGGGGCTGCCAGGCTGCATCTGCGCGAGCCGCTTCTCCAGTTCGCGGATCGCGTCCTCGATGGGGAGCCCGCCGGCCCGCAATGTCGGGCTGGACGGCGAGACGTCGACCTCATCCACGCAACCCGCAGACAGCTCGGCGATGCGCCGCTCGTGCTCCGCGAGCGGCGGCAGGGCGCTCGAGTCGCTCCATGCACGAAGGGTGGTCTGCGCGTCCGCGACGGAAGCGAAGCTGAGCCCCAGCAGGCAGGCAAGACCCAGGGAAGAGATGTTCTTGACAGTCCTCCCCTTGCCTGGCGCGTTCAAGGGAACACCACCTCGACTTGCAGGCACAGTTTTCCGCAGGTCGGGTGCTCGGGATCGAACAGACCGTCGAGCGTCTGCGCGTACTCGCCGGTGTTGCGCTTTCGGATCAGGAGTGGCACCGGATCCTGACCCTGCACTACGTGAAAACCCGCGATGCGGTAGCGCCCCAGCGGAATGTCCGCGATTTCGTTGACTCGCGCTCCGTCGCTGCCGAGGCGGGCGGCGAACGGCTCGGTGGTGCTTCCGTCGATCAGCGGACCGTTCGGCTCGAAATACAGCACGACCGTGGAGTAATCGCTGTTGTGGTCGCCCCAGAATCCGACGACCGTCGCGCCGTACGTTCCGGTGAGGGGTTCGGCCTGCGCTCCGGTCAGCTTCCAGGTGAAGTTCCGCACCGCGCCGTCGATCCCGGCGAAGCTGTCGCTGTTGTCCGGATGCAGGTACATCGTGTAGTTCCGGCCGTGATACGCTCTCGTGATCTGCGCGTAGGCCCGCCAGGAGCCCTGCTGGACCCGCAGGTCGTACCGCCCGTCTGCCGCGGTCCGGCCGGTGATGGCCGCGTTGTAGTAGATGGTGTTGTCAAGAGTGATCTTCACGTCGGAGAGAGGCTTGCCAGTGGCGTCGACCGCCTGTCCCCGCACCACGTAGCTCTGCGGCGTGGCATTCGTGCCACCACCGGGTGCCGTACCTCCCGTGCCGCCACTTCCGGGGGTCGCCGTGGCACCACCGCAGGCGACCAGAGAGAGGGCGAGAGTGCCGAGTCCGAGCCATGTCCGTGGGTTGCGCATACGTCCTCCTGGGCGCCCGACCCGGGCGTCAAGGCAACGGTAGGTGGGGCCCGTGACGCGTCCGTAACGGTTGCCGGTCTCCTATCCGGTCGCGCCGTGCGGTGCGTACAATCGGGATACTCATGGTCATGCCTCACGTCCGGATGCTGGGACGGTTCCGCGTCGTCGATGGCGAGCGGGTGATCGCGCCGCCACGCAGCAACACCGTGCTGCTGCTGGCCTACCTCGCGTGCCGCGCGGACTGGGCCGACCGGGGTCGGCTCGCCACGCTCTTCTGGCCGGATCAGGATGAGGAGGTTGCCCTCACGAACCTCCGGCAGGTGCTGGCACGCGCCCGGGCTCACGCGTGGGCCGCGAATGTCGAGGCGGAGCGCACGCGCGTGCGGTGGCTCGTGCCGAACGACGTGCAGGCGTTCCGTGACGCACTTGGCCGGGGTGACGCGGCCTCCGCCGTGGAGGGGTATCACGGCGAGTTCCTCGATGGGATGGACGCCCTGCCGGACGGACTTCAGGAGTGGGTGGATGCCGAGCGCGAGACGCTGCGAAGCGCGTGGCTGCGCGTGTCGACGCGCCGGGCTGCCGACTTGGAGGCGAACGGAAACATGAGCGGCGCCGCCGAGCTGGCCGGACGCATCCTCGAAACTGACGCGCTCGCCGAGGACGCGCTGCAGACCTTCATGCGCTGCGCTGCGGGGCTCGGCCGTCGGGACGACGCCCTGCGGGCTTACCGCAGCTTCCGGGAGAGGCTGGACCGGGAACTGAGGCTTGAGCCGCTCGCGGGAACCCGAGAGCTGGCCGAGCAGATCGGCAGGGGAGAGCTTCCCGTGGCCAGGGTGCCGGCGCGTCAGCCGACGGCGACCATGGAGGCGAGCCGGCTGGTCGGACGCGACGCCGATCTCGCGCGGTTGCGCGCGTCCACTGCGCCCGCCCTGATCATCATGGGTGACCCCGGAATCGGCAAGACCCGCTTTCTGCAGGCCCTGGCGCCCGACGCGCCGTGGCTGCGGTGCCGGGAGGGCCTGGAGCGGGTGCCCTACCTGGCGCTGCTCGACCTCCTGCGGGCGCGTGCCGCGGACCTGCCGGACCTGGGGCCCTACCGCGAGGACCTCGCGCGTCTCGCTCCGGACCTCGCACCCGACCTCGCGTCCGGCCTGACACCCGCCCTGCTTGATCCCGAGACCGCCCGGACGCGTGTGGTCGAGGCTCTCACGCGCTGCCTGGAGACCGTGGCGTCGGGGAGCCCGTTCGGCCTGGTG
The Deinococcus peraridilitoris DSM 19664 genome window above contains:
- a CDS encoding carboxypeptidase-like regulatory domain-containing protein — encoded protein: MRNPRTWLGLGTLALSLVACGGATATPGSGGTGGTAPGGGTNATPQSYVVRGQAVDATGKPLSDVKITLDNTIYYNAAITGRTAADGRYDLRVQQGSWRAYAQITRAYHGRNYTMYLHPDNSDSFAGIDGAVRNFTWKLTGAQAEPLTGTYGATVVGFWGDHNSDYSTVVLYFEPNGPLIDGSTTEPFAARLGSDGARVNEIADIPLGRYRIAGFHVVQGQDPVPLLIRKRNTGEYAQTLDGLFDPEHPTCGKLCLQVEVVFP